From the genome of Myxocyprinus asiaticus isolate MX2 ecotype Aquarium Trade chromosome 39, UBuf_Myxa_2, whole genome shotgun sequence:
aaaattgactggtagaagtgaagtacaTGCCgacacaatcactgttaatactagacaTAAATGATGTGTCAATAGATGCAAATGATTaataatgattacatttttaataatttaatggagcatacATCTAAATCTTGACGAGCATCACATTTTCTACGTATATAAAaagagcgtgtcactgtcatagaaaaatgcctgacattcaacaaggatgcagttaattcacgaaagaatgtaagtccatatttctattcttctaattcattgcatacagtccatttacactaccaacttcttatgaaagTCCTGTCTTtctttatatcactggtgcttgacagagaATTTActgtataataggatgcagacggtgaaataaccggagaagaacctcagaattaaattacaaTTGATCCAggccattagcgctttgcacgcAAACATTTAACCAAACCCACTTGCggctagacttagcgcatgcttgcatgaaaatactaaaacttcatggccatgtccactgactttgtgcttatgacttatgtgctcttaaaatagggcccacagtctctttaatggcatgcaccaggggcggactgggaagagaaaccgGCCCGGGGTGGGgggtcactgtccttttctgcatatcagtCGCGGCACGTTCGGCATAATGCGGCAGcctgtttcagcttatcgccgcccgttcggccccgtttcacggccggcccaccaggaaaagtcccaaTAAAGGTCCTAGATCACATCACAACTTgagttgtctggagtttttgtctgattttctttattaatattttctttgaaattttttttccaaaaaaataaataatgattctTCAGCTGAATGATCAAAaatcactttaaacaacagtacaacccactgaagagactaaggtcagaaacatactttaccaAGTACGCATATGCGATCGCTTGGCCAGTACATTGCCAACACATGGTCTGGTTGAACATGCGTAGCACGCATTCTTGCATAACAAACCTATGTAcccaagggggcgatagagttgcCTTCAAAACCTGTGCAATTAATCTGGATTTGTTATTCAAAAAAGTTGCTATAAAAATATTGACTTTACCTTACTTGCTCATTAGTGGGCGGTAGTtgatttgaaagagaaaactcactgtataTGTGGACAGTTCACAAATTATCGgttatagtgccccttgtggtaACGTTGAAAATGCAAcgcgtacttgcgttgtgttatgaattatgGTCTGACACAATGAATTGTTATGAATTGTGGTCAAACAATAACACACAAAAGTTGCATAGCCACTTTTTACTCAAGCTTGACTCTGTGTTCATGTACTTTGGGTAGAGTATGTTTCCAACTCACATcctaagtctgtccctcacagccttgttttcattcccgtcaataaataaataataataataataaaaatggcgCTActctgaaaaaggtctattgctgAAATTGCGgctacatattttaaataaaaggctATTTACTCAAAACTCATAAAAaaggaaaacagaaaatgtgtatCTCTTAACAGTATTTTTGAGAAGATCTGGAACTTACACAGTGGGGTCCAACATGAGTGTTACTGACCAATCCAGATAATCACAACATCTGTCTGTTTGATATTCATGTTATTTATTGCAATAAAGACTTTGTATTACAACATGTGCACCAGATGAGATGTATTAGTTTCatattttccattttctttttcaaGTTGTAGTGCTCACACCAGGTGCACCAACATTTCTGGCTTGAGTGACCTTTGAGCTGTAAAATATAAACCAGGGGAAGACATATTTTTCTCTGTGATGACGTTTTCAAGCTTCACAGTAAAATATGTAAACCATCGATGACCTATGCGAAGAACTGTGAAGGGGCGGAGAGATTACCTCTCCTTCACCTAAAAACCTTCAATCGTTTTATTTCTATCTGGGTACTTGAAATCCATGCAGAGACTTTTTGAAATCCAAGATAGAATCTAACTTACTGTGTTTAAGGTAGGCTACTTTTGGACGCGCAACTCTTTCTGGAATATGTCCGTTAACTTGACAAACAGCACTTGCATTAATGAATCCGAATGGAAGTCAGATTCTTTCCGGTTTCTGGTGTCGGCTGTCGTGTACGGATTGGTGATAGTAGTGGGTCTGCCGCTAAATGCGATGTCCCTGTGGATCTTGTTGCGTCGGCACGGGCTCCGGTCACCGGGCGCCGTGCTCATGATCAACCTCGCCGCATCGGACCTGCTGCTTGCGCTTTCTTTGCCGCTGCGCGTCTACTTTTACGCAACGCTCCAGTGGCCGTTTGGAGCGGGCACATGTACCACTGCCATCTTGCTGTTTCGCATCAACATCAGGATGAGCTGCATTTTCATCACTTTAATCAGCGTGGACCGGCTGCTCGCCCTGGTCTTCCCTTTGCGCTCTCGGTCACTGCGCACCCCTGCTTTCGCCTGCAAGTGCAGCTTGCTTGTATGGACCCTCATTACCATCCTATGCATCCAGGAGTGTGTAAATCTCTACCGTGCACTGAAAGAGTGCCATCATCACATGTCCTGTTTCGAGTTCCAAGTAGTCGCCAAGAGCTCACGAACCACCGCGCTCGGACAGGCGATATTTCTGTTGATTCTCCTGGTGGTCAACATCGTCTCCACGATCATGGTCATAGTTGTGCTGAGGAAGCGTCCCAATAGTGACGCGACAAAAGTGAACAACAAAATGAGCGTGATGCTTATTTTTGTCGTTAACATGTtggtgtttattgtgtttttccTGCCGTTTACCTTACAACTCTTGACGCTGGAAGAGAAAAATGACGGTGAGGTTTTACGCGCGTTCATCTGCCTAGCTAGCATCAATTGCTGTCTGGATCCACTTATTTACTATTTCTCCCTGGACTCATTCTGGCAGGACAAAGGTAAAATCCAAACAGATGTGGCCTCTCAATCTCTCAGCAGGTTGCAGGACAGGTTGTGACTTCTCTAAAAGCTGGGACACTCGATGGAGACCACACATTACATGTATGTCATTgcattacaaaatatcaaaccaaagtAGTATTTATTACTAAACATAACATTTACACAACAAACTAAACATTTAACTAAAACAAGTATAAAGGCTACTTTTCAAAATGAAGGCAATAGTGATTGGGACACATTCTGGCTGTCAAACTTTGGTTAGTCTGCTAGGAAACCTgtgtgaacatttacatttatttaatgtattattacatGTATTATTTGCGATTCATCTTATGAGATagtagtatgaaaagtgctgcattacaaagtttcaattgcatcaggAAAATACTATTCAAGACAGCTTAGAGTGAAACAAGggtattatatacagtatctatctatatctatctatctatctgtctatctaaacTGGAAATATCAcggaattttaaaatggtgtttttCATGCCTGGAAAACTCATGGAAAtaataaaatctcaaaagtcatggaaatgtcatggaaatttcaCTGCTCTGAAGTGTCCGCACACTGATCTATTGcttcaaaaatactttattggctCACACTTGCTTGCAACGTTTCCACCATTAGGCATTTGTCAGGCAAAACGTCAATGCAAAATGAACCACAGTGATATATAGGCACATGATCGAAACATTGCAAGCAAGTGTTGGCCAATAACGTATTTTTGGTGCAATAAATCAGTGTGTGgacacttataatttttttttttatgttgattgCAACTCGGGTTGGATGTTCATaccatttttcttaatttttctttaatttcactgctctaaaataattaataataaagctAGATAATGCTCTTGTGAATCTCCATTATGATTGAATCAGTAAATGTGAGCCCATTTTGACAATTTTTCATACCAGATCTATTCCCCCACTTcagaaaaacagtgtgttttatgggggccgtTAGACCCTGCAAACTTTGGGGCTTTTTCCACAAATACTCTCTTTTTGCATATTGGACAGTTACTTAAAAAGCTTTTCGTTtattcatgaaaataaataagtattttatctaaaaataaatgtgataattccAGGGATTTTTATTGGCTACGTActttttgcaacatttaaaaaaatatatatatatattagatcaaactgcctcaaaatcaaccttgcAATGACtacatgcaatgatctcatggaccAGGAACattttccagtgtatagtgacaaacaggtgtttaggaaagtgctgtggtagtttttgttgctatttagtgttttgggagaaaataaaatccaatgtgccttttaccccagTGGGACGTTTATCCCATTTGCACCCTACATTGTCCAGTAATCTATGTGCGTTTTCATGTGGAAGATGCTATTTTTAgaatgtttgctcatctgcaatacattgaTTAATTATGATTGAGAATATAAATGAATCTGCTCTTGTTAATCAGTTGTTTGTACACAATAATTTGAGCATGATGCTTTCCAGACAAAGATCTCTTTAGCAGATGTCTTGGAGATGTACGTTATGTGGTGGTAGGAAGCCACATTGTATGCTACAACccagaaaaccttttttttttttgccacttccTGTGTTACCAAGGTGTGACATTATGTTCTTTTCAAACTGAATGCATACTTTTCATGACCTGCAAGCAGATTTTCATAAAGGGAGGACATTACACTGCAATGCATTTCATTATTTAGATGCACAGAGGAGATTTACTATTGTTTTTGTGCAGAAAGAAATAGGTTAACTTCATTAAAAGTATTGTTTTTCCATTTCTGctgtaaaaacaattaaaaggAACTAGCACTCAGGTGCCCTTTACCCTTGACTAAGACACGTGCTGCAACACATTACCATTTAAACATCTGTGTCCGAGAACCTACGTTTCTAGCcctgttatatttatttaatttatttctcaaTACAAGGGAAATGATGAATGAACAGGGTGAgtgaaaaaaaagagaagataGAAAATTAAGAGAAAATTAGATTGAAGAACATGAAAAGATGAGAGTTATCTGTCGTCAAAGCACATTAATCAGGGTCACAAAAATGTTGACAATGTGTGTGAAAGGTACCTTTGCCTTATTCAATCTTCAATAAGGTACAAGGAATGCTGGCATCATAACATTTGAAGATCAGTTCAAACTGTAGCAGCTATCAATGTCTTTATCCTCATCTGTACTATCATATATGTTGTTTGCAGTTGATTTAGTAGAAATAGTTAAAAAATGAATCCACATCTTATGcatccacatgttgttccaaccacatagatgttaggcagaatatctgaactgctcttttccatacaatgagagtggACGGTAATTTATattgccaagctccaaaaaggacataaaagcaccacaaaaacaagactttaatttttgtgtgaactattgttgAACGGCCTTTTCATAAGAAACAATGTTGGTTTGTTACAATCTGTTTacagtttatatattttaatcttCACTATAATGTTAGTTATCCAGAACACAAAACTTTCAAATGGTTGATCAGATGTTATCACTTGGGTTTCTCACATTAATCAAACATTGATAaaactgtataatatataatataatcttCCATCAATTCGTTACCATCAtctttaattctttaaaagcaattTGCTGTTCTGTTCTATGTGACAAGCTTTaagcaacactgtaaaaaaattgctgtaaatttatggccaaattcctacagcagtctactgtgattcttaaatacagtaatttgctgttaaaaatgttgcattctgggagatcaagagcaggcttaCTGTGAAGTGACTTGTTTTACGGTAAATAGAtgttctatgcaaggcattaggggaaattgaacattaaacaatttattttattttaagcatcGGATGACAACTTTTCCCATTTAGTCATTTAGTGTCTTTAAATTCAACTACTTTTaaatagtggtcaaccgatatattgACCGATCAATCAGTTTATATTTagtgttttgtattatttatttttattttaagcatcGGATGACAACTTTTCCCATTTGGTCATGTTGTGAATATGAACGTAACCACTTCAACCAATATATCGACCAATAAATCagtttatatttagtattttttacattttgttttattatcagcATCGGATGATAACTTTTCCCATTTGGTCATTCATTATCTTTGAATGCAAGTAATTTTATGTAGTGGTCTGCCAATATATGGACCAGTAAATAGGTTTATATTtagag
Proteins encoded in this window:
- the LOC127429771 gene encoding lysophosphatidic acid receptor 4-like, with translation MSVNLTNSTCINESEWKSDSFRFLVSAVVYGLVIVVGLPLNAMSLWILLRRHGLRSPGAVLMINLAASDLLLALSLPLRVYFYATLQWPFGAGTCTTAILLFRINIRMSCIFITLISVDRLLALVFPLRSRSLRTPAFACKCSLLVWTLITILCIQECVNLYRALKECHHHMSCFEFQVVAKSSRTTALGQAIFLLILLVVNIVSTIMVIVVLRKRPNSDATKVNNKMSVMLIFVVNMLVFIVFFLPFTLQLLTLEEKNDGEVLRAFICLASINCCLDPLIYYFSLDSFWQDKGKIQTDVASQSLSRLQDRL